A stretch of Henckelia pumila isolate YLH828 chromosome 4, ASM3356847v2, whole genome shotgun sequence DNA encodes these proteins:
- the LOC140863324 gene encoding probable fructokinase-7 isoform X1 codes for MPYTASQLQETNSIQDFTYLTSPTHTHHNLLYSVCFLEFLLAYRCNMAKNPISDDLNNLSLNKNGDLFKKGSLVVCFGEMLIDFVPTVSGVSLADAPAFKKAAGGAPANVAVCVAKLGGSAAFIGKVGEDEFGRMLGDILKSNNVDNSGLRFDPSARTALSFVTLRADGEREFMFYRNPSADMLLHESELDVNLVKRAAIFHYGSISLIEEPCRSTQLAAIKIAKKSGSLLSYDPNLRLHLWPSKEAARKGIMSIWDQADIIKISSEEIAFLTEGSDPNDDNVVLKNLFHPNLHLLLVSEGEAGCRYYTKTFKGRVPGVKVKPVDTTGAGDAFMGAILCCLAKHSNLYEDEDKLRETLFFANACGALTVTDNGAIPALPTKEAVQKIMAEKCL; via the exons ATGCCGTACACAGCTTCTCAACTTCAAGAAACCAATTCTATCCAAGATTTCACTTATTTGACATCACCCACACACACCCACCACAATCTTCTATATTCTGTGTGTTTTCTCGAGTTCCTGTTGGCGTACCGGTGCAATATGGCTAAGAATCCCATTTCAG ATGATCTTAACAATCTCTCCTTGAATAAAAATGGAGATTTATTCAAAAAAGGCTCTCTGGTTGTTTGCTTCGGGGAAatgttgattgattttgttcCTACGGTTAGTGGAGTTTCACTCGCTGATGCTCCTGCCTTCAAAAAGGCCGCAGGTGGTGCTCCTGCTAACGTTGCTGTTTGTGTGGCTAAGTTGGGAGGTTCAGCTGCTTTTATTGGAAAG GTTGGTGAAGATGAGTTTGGGCGAATGCTTGGAGACATACTGAAAAGCAACAATGTAGACAATTCCGGTCTGCGGTTTGACCCCTCTGCAAGGACTGCACTATCATTTGTCACGCTCAGAGCCGATGGTGAGCGGGAATTCATGTTCTACCGTAATCCAAGTGCTGATATGCTCTTGCACGAATCGGAACTTGACGTAAATCTTGTGAAGAGG GCAGCCATTTTTCACTATGGCTCAATCAGTTTGATCGAAGAACCTTGTAGGTCTACACAACTTGCTGCTATTAAAATTGCCAAGAAATCTGGTAGCCTACTTTCCTATGATCCAAATCTGAGATTGCATTTATGGCCTTCGAAAGAGGCTGCTAGAAAAGGCATAATGAGCATTTGGGATCAAGCAGACATTATCAAG ATTAGTAGCGAAGAGATCGCATTCCTGACCGAAGGTTCTGACCCGAATGATGATAATGTAGTGTTAAAAAATCTTTTTCATCCAAATCTACATCTTTTACTTGTGAGTGAAGGTGAAGCTGGATGCAGATACTACACTAAG ACTTTCAAGGGAAGAGTTCCTGGTGTGAAAGTGAAACCAGTTGACACAACTGGTGCTGGCGATGCATTCATGGGTGCAATACTATGTTGTTTAGCCAAGCACTCAAATCTTTATGAG GATGAAGATAAGCTGAGAGAGACCCTCTTCTTTGCAAATGCATGTGGTGCCCTCACGGTGACTGATAATGGCGCAATCCCAGCATTGCCCACGAAAGAGGCAGTCCAAAAAATTATGGCAGAAAAGTGTTTGTGA
- the LOC140863324 gene encoding probable fructokinase-7 isoform X2, which produces MLIDFVPTVSGVSLADAPAFKKAAGGAPANVAVCVAKLGGSAAFIGKVGEDEFGRMLGDILKSNNVDNSGLRFDPSARTALSFVTLRADGEREFMFYRNPSADMLLHESELDVNLVKRAAIFHYGSISLIEEPCRSTQLAAIKIAKKSGSLLSYDPNLRLHLWPSKEAARKGIMSIWDQADIIKISSEEIAFLTEGSDPNDDNVVLKNLFHPNLHLLLVSEGEAGCRYYTKTFKGRVPGVKVKPVDTTGAGDAFMGAILCCLAKHSNLYEDEDKLRETLFFANACGALTVTDNGAIPALPTKEAVQKIMAEKCL; this is translated from the exons atgttgattgattttgttcCTACGGTTAGTGGAGTTTCACTCGCTGATGCTCCTGCCTTCAAAAAGGCCGCAGGTGGTGCTCCTGCTAACGTTGCTGTTTGTGTGGCTAAGTTGGGAGGTTCAGCTGCTTTTATTGGAAAG GTTGGTGAAGATGAGTTTGGGCGAATGCTTGGAGACATACTGAAAAGCAACAATGTAGACAATTCCGGTCTGCGGTTTGACCCCTCTGCAAGGACTGCACTATCATTTGTCACGCTCAGAGCCGATGGTGAGCGGGAATTCATGTTCTACCGTAATCCAAGTGCTGATATGCTCTTGCACGAATCGGAACTTGACGTAAATCTTGTGAAGAGG GCAGCCATTTTTCACTATGGCTCAATCAGTTTGATCGAAGAACCTTGTAGGTCTACACAACTTGCTGCTATTAAAATTGCCAAGAAATCTGGTAGCCTACTTTCCTATGATCCAAATCTGAGATTGCATTTATGGCCTTCGAAAGAGGCTGCTAGAAAAGGCATAATGAGCATTTGGGATCAAGCAGACATTATCAAG ATTAGTAGCGAAGAGATCGCATTCCTGACCGAAGGTTCTGACCCGAATGATGATAATGTAGTGTTAAAAAATCTTTTTCATCCAAATCTACATCTTTTACTTGTGAGTGAAGGTGAAGCTGGATGCAGATACTACACTAAG ACTTTCAAGGGAAGAGTTCCTGGTGTGAAAGTGAAACCAGTTGACACAACTGGTGCTGGCGATGCATTCATGGGTGCAATACTATGTTGTTTAGCCAAGCACTCAAATCTTTATGAG GATGAAGATAAGCTGAGAGAGACCCTCTTCTTTGCAAATGCATGTGGTGCCCTCACGGTGACTGATAATGGCGCAATCCCAGCATTGCCCACGAAAGAGGCAGTCCAAAAAATTATGGCAGAAAAGTGTTTGTGA